The Castor canadensis chromosome 8, mCasCan1.hap1v2, whole genome shotgun sequence genome contains a region encoding:
- the Zscan9 gene encoding LOW QUALITY PROTEIN: zinc finger and SCAN domain-containing protein 9 (The sequence of the model RefSeq protein was modified relative to this genomic sequence to represent the inferred CDS: inserted 3 bases in 2 codons; substituted 3 bases at 3 genomic stop codons) translates to MEGASKGVCSCRELFRVKINTSKEFLYLDVQVPEVWEELLTMKVKAGSHLQRQELRLKCNNPLAREVFRRHFQQLCYQETPGPREALTRLQEFCYQWLRPHVSTKEQILDLLVLEQFLSILPKELEGWVKEHCPEXGEEDVILLKDLERELDEPQDEILFPCVHMVTHRHGQVLSKEIVPLGEQTSLLSLQSQPTEPKLTCDPSLESHSIGETGESHLIMXLXSLVRRAVLIQPVAHLFSTEKFLLSKPVVIPQPKGRGEPSPNNRGVLRDEMTHVEDRELLLRKDCPKIVEPHGKMFHDQTLEVLHQEVQHGESSACKGDIEQRWENPLEDGQHRWNKCGKSFSQSSGLIQHQRIHTGERPYKCNECGKAFXHRGIHNIQKWYHCKECGKAFSQSAGLIQHQRIRKGEKPYQCSQCGKSYSRRSFLVEHQRSHTGERPHXCSECGKSFNCHCNLICHQKIHTVADQV, encoded by the exons ATG GAAGGAGCCTCCAAGGGTGTGTGCAGCTGCAGGGAGCTATTCAGGGTCAAGATAAATACTTCAAAAGAGTTTTTATACTTGGATGTTCAAGTTCCTGAGGTGTGGGAAGAGCTTCTGACAATGAAAGTGAAGGCAGGAAGTCACCTCCAAAGGCAGGAATTGAGACTGAAATGCAATAATCCTCTGGCAAGGGAAGTCTTCCGAAGACACTTTCAGCAGCTCTGCTACCAGGAAACCCCTGGACCAAGAGAGGCTCTTACCCGACTTCAGGAATTTTGCTACCAGTGGTTGAGGCCACATGTGAGCACAAAGGAGCAAATTTTGGATCTGTTGGTGCTGGAGCAGTTCCTGTCCATCCTGCCCAAGGAGCTTGAGGGCTGGGTGAAGGAACATTGTCCAGA TGGAGAAGAGGATGTGATTTTGCTGAAGGATCTGGAGAGAGAACTCGATGAACCACAAGATGAA ATATTGTTTCCGTGTGTCCACATGGTAACTCACAGACATGGACAAGTCCTCTCTAAAGAGATTGTGCCTCTAGGAGAGCAGACTTCACTGCTGAGTCTTCAGTCCCAGCCTACAGAGCCCAAGCTCACATGTGACCCTAGCCTGGAGTCCCATTCTATTGGAGAGACAGGTGAGAGTCATCTGATT ATGTAATTGTGAAGTTTGGTCAGAAGGGCAGTACTAATTCAACCTGTGGCCCATCTCTTCTCTACAGAAAAATTTCTGCTTTCCAAACCTGTTGTGATCCCTCAGCCAAAAGGGAGAGGAGAGCCATCGCCTAACAACAGAGGAGTCCTAAGAG ATGAAATGACCCATGTTGAGGACAGAGAATTGTTGCTAAGGAAAGACTGTCCTAAGATAGTGGAACCACAtgggaaaatgtttcatgatcaGACCTTGGAAGTATTACATCAGGAAGTTCAACATGGAGAAAGTAGTGCATGTAAGGGTGATATAGAGCAACGATGGGAAAACCCATTAGAAGATGGGCAACACAGATGGAACAAGTGTGGGAAAAGCTTTTCTCAGAGCTCAGGTCTCATTCAGCatcaaagaattcacactggagaaagacCCTATAAATGTAatgagtgtgggaaagcct ctCACCGAGGAATCCACAATATACAGAAATGGTACCACTGTAAAgagtgtggaaaagccttcagcCAGAGTGCTGGTCTTATCCAGCATCAGAGGATCCGTAAGGGGGAAAAGCCCTATCAGTGTAGCCAGTGTGGTAAGAGCTATAGTCGGCGTTCCTTTCTAGTCGAGCATCAGAGAAGCCACACGGGGGAGCGACCTCACTAATGCTCTGAATGTGGGAAAAGCTTTAACTGCCACTGCAACCTCATCTGCCATCAGAAGATCCACACAGTGGCTGATCAAGTGTAG